One stretch of Mus pahari chromosome 5, PAHARI_EIJ_v1.1, whole genome shotgun sequence DNA includes these proteins:
- the LOC115064024 gene encoding flt3-interacting zinc finger protein 1-like, with protein MEDSSLPVVPAPIPAPGPAPSATAPGVPFHCSECGKSFHYRSDLRCHFARHTALKPHACPRCGKGFKHSFNLXNHLXSHTGERPYRCSACPKGFRDSTGLLHHQVVHTGEKPYCCLXXXXPLCCRAQFCDLVEVVDIGALPSP; from the coding sequence ATGGAAGACTCCTCGCTGCCTGTGGTTcctgcccccatccctgctccaggCCCAGCACCATCTGCCACTGCGCCTGGGGTCCCCTTTCACTGTAGCGAATGTGGCAAGAGCTTCCATTACCGCTCAGACCTGAGGTGCCACTTTGCTCGACACACAGCTCTCAAGCCCCACGCATGTCCTCGATGTGGCAAGGGCTTCAAGCATAGCTTCAACTTGNCTAACCACCTGCNCTCACACACTGGTGAACGACCCTACCGATGCTCCGCCTGCCCTAAGGGATTCCGAGACTCCACTGGCCTGCTGCACCACCAGGTTGTCCACACTGGTGAAAAGCCCTACTGCTGTTTGGNNNNNNNNNNNCCCTTATGCTGTAGAGCTCAGTTCTGTGACCTGGTGGAGGTGGTAGACATTGGGGCTCTCCCATCCCCTTGA